From Maniola hyperantus chromosome 21, iAphHyp1.2, whole genome shotgun sequence, the proteins below share one genomic window:
- the LOC117992562 gene encoding venom protease-like: protein MWRLLVLIFVTSTSICDGQNYKTDLLDPEWQEVVSAGGMHIGHGRTKRFVELNENQPNIPYQACLLPNGASGHCRHLHYCIQDDFKKDFMKFMDYLCIINHAAIGVCCPDGRGEGNPDALAGDLPATAPREENDLSLKIDRAENRGCGLSTRNQGRITGAQQANPREWPWMASITPDGFEQYCGGALITDRHILTAAHCVIRWTAEELFVRLGEYDFKRSNDSRSYNFRVIEIRRHELFDKSNYHHDIAILKLHRPAVFNTYVWPICLPPRGLPMDGEVATVIGWGTQWYGGPHSKILMEVSVPIWNKASCITSFTDSVFNETICAGGKEGGKDACQGDSGGPLMYQMSSGRWAVVGVVSWGIRCGEPNHPGLYARVDQYLEWILRNSIF from the exons ATGTGGCGTCTCCTTGTTTTAATTTTCGTAACTTCTACGAGTATTTGTGATGGACAGAATTACAAAA CTGATTTGCTGGATCCAGAATGGCAGGAAGTGGTGTCGGCGGGAGGCATGCACATCGGCCACGGACGTACCAAGAGATTCGTAGAGCTAAATGAGAACCAg CCGAATATACCTTACCAGGCCTGTCTCCTTCCCAACGGCGCCAGCGGTCACTGTCGCCATCTGCATTACTGCATTCAGGATGACTTCAAGAAGGATTTCATGAAGTTCATGGATTACCTTTGTATCATCAACCACGC AGCCATCGGTGTTTGCTGCCCTGACGGTAGAGGTGAAGGGAATCCTGACGCTTTAGCAGGAGACCTGCCTGCCACTGCCCCAAGGGAAGAAAATGATCTATCACTCAAGATAGACCGCGCTGAAAACAGAG GTTGCGGTTTGAGCACCCGAAACCAAGGCAGGATAACTGGCGCCCAGCAGGCGAACCCTCGCGAGTGGCCCTGGATGGCCTCCATCACCCCTGACGGCTTCGAGCAGTACTGCGGAGGAGCACTTATCACCGACAGACATATACTCACCGCCGCTCATTGTGTCATTAG ATGGACTGCTGAGGAACTGTTCGTACGTCTTGGTGAATACGACTTCAAACGTAGCAACGATTCCCGCTCCTACAACTTCAGGGTTATTGAGATACGTCGTCACGAGTTGTTCGACAAATCCAATTACCACCACGATATCGCCATACTGAAACTGCATAGGCCAGCCGTATTCAATACCTATGTCTGGCCTATTTGCTTACCACCACGTGGTTTGCCGATGGACGGCGAAGTTGCTACCGTTATCG GATGGGGCACGCAATGGTATGGAGGTCCACACAGCAAAATATTAATGGAAGTATCTGTACCAATTTGGAACAAAGCAAGCTGTATCACCTCCTTTACTGACTCAGTTTTCAATGAAACTATTTGTGCCGGTGGCAAGGAAGGAGGAAAGGATGCTTGTCAG GGTGACAGCGGCGGTCCCCTGATGTACCAGATGTCAAGCGGGCGCTGGGCGGTGGTGGGCGTGGTGTCGTGGGGCATCCGCTGCGGTGAGCCCAACCACCCCGGCCTCTACGCGCGCGTTGACCAATACCTCGAGTGGATCCTCCGGAACTCTATATTTTAA
- the LOC117992351 gene encoding glutamate decarboxylase 2, protein MDANGHTFLDNVLGIVKQESGQETPLIQFKHPKELEEILRKDLDISKQLNDRELEAAVRKVLRYSVKTNKPTFRNQLYGGTDPYGLAGAWIAEAFNTSQYTFEVAPVFTLIELKVLDHILKLFGIPKGDGIFSPGGSISMLYALVAARFKAFPDIKRKGMRGLPEMVIFTSEDSHYSIMKAAHWLGFGTENVKVIKTNDRGQMLTSELESALQQELVNGKHPVMVNATAGTTVLGAIDDLNAVAAICEKYGVWMHVDACWGGSLMLSKKFRNKLQGIERANSISWNPHKMMGVPLQCSVFLLREKGLLHEANAAAAQYLFQQDKFYDVSYDTGDKSIQCGRKVDAFKLWMIWKARGDIGLNLLTDHVMEIAEFCIQTVARTDGFRLVSASLQCPNVCFWYIPSFMRKKEENQEWWDTMHKIIPKIKEQLTLTSRAMVAYSPLRKRKNFFRLAFTFHPILEKKQVLDILQAIEECGELITLPTL, encoded by the exons ATGGACGCGAATGGACACACGTTTTTGGACAATGTTCTGGGTATCGTAAAACAAGAGTCAGGTCAAGAGACTCCCCTTATCCAATTCAAGCATCCAAAGGAATTAGAG GAAATATTACGCAAAGATCTGGACATATCGAAGCAGCTAAATGACCGGGAGCTCGAGGCAGCCGTGCGGAAAGTGCTACGATACAGCGTGAAGACGAACAAGCCAACGTTCAGAAACCAACTGTACGGCGGGACAGATCCTTACGGCCTCGCTGGAGCATGGATTGCAGAAGCGTTTAATACTAGCCA ATATACATTTGAAGTTGCGCCAGTTTTCACCCTCATAGAGTTGAAAGTTCTCGATCATATCCTCAAACTTTTTGGTATTCCTAAAGGAGACGGTATCTTCAGTCCTGGAGGAAGCATATCGATGTTGTACGCGCTAGTCGCAGCCCGGTTTAAAGCATTCCCTGACATTAAGAGGAAAGGCATGCGTGGTTTGCCTGAGATGGTCATTTTTACTTCTGAGGAT agcCATTATTCCATAATGAAAGCTGCACATTGGCTCGGCTTTGGTACAGAGAATGTCAAAGTAATAAAGACAAACGACCGAGGCCAGATGTTAACGTCAGAACTAGAGTCAGCTCTCCAACAGGAGTTGGTAAATGGGAAGCATCCCGTAATGGTTAATGCGACTGCAGGTACTACTGTACTTGGAGCCATTGATGATCTGAACGCTGTTGCTGCGATTTGTGAAAAATATGGTGTGTGGATGCATGTTGAT GCGTGCTGGGGTGGAAGTTTGATGTTATCAAAAAAGTTTCGAAACAAGTTGCAAGGGATAGAAcg TGCCAATTCCATATCATGGAATCCACACAAAATGATGGGAGTGCCACTGCAATGTTCAGTATTCCTTCTTCGAGAAAAGGGTTTACTACACGAGGCAAACGCGGCCGCTGCGCAGTACTTGTTTCAACAAGATAAGTTTTATGACGTCAGCTATGACACTGGGGATAAGAGCATCCAGTGTGGAAGaaag GTCGATGCATTTAAACTGTGGATGATATGGAAAGCTCGTGGAGATATAGGCCTCAATCTCCTCACAGACCATGTGATGGAAATAGCAGAGTTCTGCATCCAAACTGTTGCTCGTACAGACGGTTTCAGACTTGTCTCAGCGTCTTTACAGTGCCCTAATGTATGCTTCTGGTACATTCCGAGTTTTATGAGAAAGAAAGAGGAAAATCAAGAGTGGTGGGACACTATGCATAAG ATCATCCCAAAAATCAAGGAACAGTTGACGCTCACATCTCGAGCTATGGTAGCATACTCCCCTCTGCGGAAACGGAAGAACTTCTTCCGATTGGCGTTCACCTTCCACCCCATTCTCGAAAAGAAACAGGTGCTCGACATATTACAAGCCATAGAGGAGTGCGGAGAACTGATTACCTTACCTACGTTGTGA
- the LOC117992610 gene encoding adenylate cyclase type 10-like isoform X1 gives MNFRRSRTRSRRNSMNIIVTTEKWRTYGKRVSLRRDEDLNEDSEDEMPRASELKDWVDEFFVRKSTLSNQSDQDVEVNLTKKQTLVLATLVPDEILLMENFQTVETKRFVGVLLMADVSGYTALSERYNNTGKGGTYRLTVTLNTYLGSLIEVIYSHGGDIIKFAGDAFLALWKTDKRTFLCHTIHTAIACALIIQHSFGSYETDVKVNLKVKLAISAGNLIFSPIGSGIDMNYIITGLPVIEAKIAESLCDSGEVKLTPTAWGHCYSRNYDHVISDDGHVTIKAILYDPREKDVSKPFLGFATMIRQINKPLVALANLPDFLLYDSAELSATDMSKKNELLSLRRTILSAEEKNIGTEIRKFMIRPVLTQIDAHQPLEYLTEMRQVSILFITLKPKECPFPQLITIVNNSYQITSDIVYKSMGCVNKIILFDKDVMILVIFGLRGFKHESEAQAALKCAYSIKKSVSALDGVLEVSIGVTSGQVYCGVVGHPLRREFTVIGAIVNKAARFMCNFRNKITCDEATYIKSKMSSNGFTLQPPTELKGIIQPGKIYEYTEEIRIKELFSISLMPPLLNRCDEMEYFENWLDDFHLSYRDFDAFLLIGENRIGKTRLLKWMARYARNKNFKVCYLSLTSIHSATPYLALSQIIDQIMDIKEPIVGFEKEEKIVQLLHRYSEDLCYLNNIIKVRFAYHEDAYSQNEEIRKVKAKRIFKKLLLSVPDTHVIFLDDLQNLDASSWEFLTIIFEIMKIFTVLTVTRGKFSSEYSWLYAVFIEHNIRKIHLGSLHSDWIAPLACQILDVEAVPNDLCNALKAKCNGMPGLVENFIVHLFSSGALELKKILKSQLNDWLDEDLQFPDSTFLRPTALNANEQSTLDELIEENATEEISICLVTNKNELQTDLNMQNVDALIMIQIDSLTPYQQLLLKIASVIGNVLSRQLLEYIMYDNNPLTTAKAIKRLFAMRILSCANIKRITSSGTIMSNYSGGSNLTCECLFEYEPDTCDNLPKYAFCKVLKFRNKKSRKSIYELLPLNQKKQFHSRIVNYFENNKQKCPECGGTIMCVQSTTNLDKDLTSGKLKEEEEDDDLESVITNTDITQYIPTLEKQEAIDIRRSRSNAYSKRQIRTSAHETSVKSEIFYKSTPILKIKPNDDNDDINMRRRSTKRVTMSNMVFRNKSSEEISNPTIFDMLRDVTGANKISQWHDLGVVDSEDSEKANRNENEGKSLCIHIEKGVSQTNFNRCSCAELNIIIHEQLIYHTKEADLKTKMVQFLIQFSYLNILANNFDAAIPKLAEAENTCQEKHNSAITKFDRERFLGKIYSLKAAAFLMSGRLVAAKINIVRAAKIYHINLNKISDILQIKGLVTVINLKRKKHRIHNAHLKADSVFFLNVAAVLYSTLDDEQTSRIAAHRSIHLVQRVECNVIDVCDAFTIAIQMELDWGTPEATLDLEKLAINALRKIQRPKQAEELFAFGKIFMTIFRARLARGQLAASIRSGYRTLVVSRFLHAHNISMDIIPDLYYLLLSRCRIEEAVAVVKLLIQSNENQITLENETWYYALCIDLILDAGMQLESPNEISLYAEYSIYKGAAAGESRRRLVVGLWNYWLRADSERRAKRFETEALFWSNRHEEDGTLKTMISAMRLAEGMLESLARKMDDLRKVVDLMELRSLADRELTRLEKDARFSRVVYPRWILLKANSLDLSGRRSAAMALFNQALEEARRIHNRLEESLALAATSNFHCWIQNARSGNFSHWSVGVEQARTSWQELLYKITTDRQKP, from the exons aTGAATTTTCGAAGATCACGCACTCGATCGCGTCGTAACTCAATGAATATCATTGTCACTACTGAAAAGTGGCGAACTTATGGAAAAAGAGTCTCTCTACGACGTGATGAAGATCTGAATGAAGACTCCGAAGACGAAATGCCTAGAGCAAGTGAACTTAAAGACTGGGTCGATGAGTTCTTTGTTCGAAAAAGCACGCTCTCCAACCAATCCGATCAAGATGTTGAAGTTAATCtaacaaaaaaacaaactttAGTTTTAGCCACTTTGGTACCTGATGAAATACTGCTCATGGAAAA TTTCCAAACAGTCGAGACAAAACGATTCGTTGGAGTATTATTGATGGCCGACGTGTCGGGATATACAGCCTTGTCAGAAAGATACAATAATACAGGAAAAGGGGGCACATATCGGTTGACAGTAACATTAAATACATACCTTGGTTCCCTCATAGAAGTCATATACAGTCATGGTGGTGACATAATAAAATTCGCTGGTGACGCATTTTTAGCTCTTTGGAAGACGGATAAAAGGACTTTCTTATGCCACACGATACACACGGCGATCGCGTGTGCACTCATAATACAGCACTCTTTTGGTTCATATGAAACTGACGTTAAAGTAAATCTTAAGGTGAAGCTAGCAATATCAGCAGGTAATCTAATTTTTTCTCCTATCGGATCGGGAATTGACATGAATTACATAATAACTGGTTTACCTGTAATAGAAGCTAAAATAGCTGAGAGCCTCTGTGATTCCGGTGAAGTAAAGTTAACTCCTACGGCGTGGGGACATTGTTACTCGAGAAATTATGATCATGTTATCAGTGACGATGGACATGTTACAATAAAAGCAATTCTTTACGATCCACGCGAAAAGGATGTAAGTAAACCGTTCCTTGGCTTTGCAACTATGATCCGCCAAATTAATAAACCATTGGTCGCTTTAGCAAATCTACCAGATTTTCTTTTATATGATTCTGCAGAGCTAAGTGCGACCGACATGTCAAAGAAAAATGAGTTGCTTAGTTTACGTCGAACTATATTAAGTGCAGAGGAGAAAAATATTGGTACAGAAATAAGAAAATTTATGATTAGACCGGTTTTAACACAAATCGATGCTCATCAACCCTTGGAATATCTGACGGAAATGAGACAGGTCTCCATTCTATTTATTACCCTTAAGCCCAAAGAATGTCCATTTCCGCAGCtaataacaatagttaataaTTCATACCAAATAACTAGCGATATTGTGTATAAATCTATGGGTTGCGTGAACAAAATTATTCTGTTTGACAAAGACGTTAtgattttagttatttttggtCTGAGAGGTTTTAAACATGAATCGGAAGCCCAAGCTGCTTTAAAATGTGCTTATAGTATTAAAAAAAGCGTCTCAGCTCTTGATGGCGTTTTGGAAGTTTCTATCGGCGTCACAAGTGGTCAGGTATATTGTGGTGTTGTCGGTCATCCATTGCGAAGAGAGTTTACAGTAATTGGTGCCATTGTTAATAAAGCTGCAAGATTCATGTGCAATTTTCGCAATAAAATTACTTGCGATGAGGCCACgtatattaaaagtaaaatgtctAGCAATGGATTTACTTTACAACCACCTACAGAGCTCAAAGGAATAATTCAACCTGGTAAAATTTATGAATATACGGAAGAGATTAGAATTAAGGAATTGTTTAGTATCTCCCTGATGCCGCCATTGCTGAATCGCTGCGATGAAATGgaatactttgaaaattggCTTGATGATTTTCATTTATCTTATAGGGATTTTGATGCATTCCTACTTATTGGTGAAAATCGGATCGGCAAAACGAGACTATTAAAGTGGATGGCACGCTATGCCAGAAACAAGAATTTCAAAGTTTGCTATTTAAGTTTAACCTCGATACATTCTGCAACACCGTATTTAGCACTAAGTCAAATTATTGACCAAATAATGGATATTAAAGAGCCGATAGTCGGATTCGAAAAGGAAGAAAAGATTGTTCAGCTGTTACATCGGTATAGCGAAGACTTGtgctatttaaataatataatcaaagTTCGTTTTGCTTATCATGAAGACGCTTATTCTCAAAATGAAGAGATTCGTAAAGTAAAAgcaaaaagaatttttaaaaaattacttttatctGTACCTGATACGCATGTTATATTTCTAGATGATTTACAAAATTTAGATGCTTCATCGTGGGAATTTTTGACGATAATATttgaaataatgaaaatattcacCGTTTTAACGGTCACTCGAGGTAAGTTTAGTTCAGAATACAGTTGGCTTTACGCAGTGTTTATTGAACATAATATACGAAAAATCCATTTGGGCTCTTTACATTCTGATTGGATTGCACCATTGGCATGCCAAATATTAGACGTAGAAGCCGTACCAAATGATTTATGTAACGCTCTTAAGGCAAAATGCAATGGAATGCCTGGCCtagttgaaaattttattgttcACTTGTTTTCGAGCGGTGCTTTAGAATTGAAAAAAATCCTTAAAAGTCAGTTGAATGATTGGCTAGATGAAGATTTACAGTTTCCAGATTCTACTTTTTTACGTCCAACTGCTTTGAATGCAAATGAACAATCAACTTTGGACGAACTAATCGAAGAAAACGCAACAGAAGAAATCTCGATATGTTTAGTAACAAACAAGAACGAGCTTCAAACCGACTTAAATATGCAAAATGTTGATGCTTTAATCATGATTCAAATAGATTCATTAACACCTTATCAGCAGCTACTTTTAAAAATAGCTTCAGTTATAGGAAACGTACTTTCAAGACAGCTTTTAGAATATATAATGTATGATAACAACCCTTTAACAACAGCAAAAGCAATCAAGAGATTGTTTGCAATGCGTATATTGTCTTGTGCCAATATCAAAAGAATCACTTCGTCAGGAACTATTATGTCGAATTATTCTGGAGGTTCAAATTTAACTTGCGAATGTTTATTTGAATACGAACCCGATACTTGTGATAATTTACCAAAGTATGCATTTTGCAAGGTTTTGAAATTTCGCAATAAAAAGTCCAGAAAATCTATTTATGAATTATTGCCTTTAAATCAGAAGAAACAATTTCACTCGCGCATCGTTAATTATTTCGAAAATAACAAGCAAAAATGCCCAGAATGTGGAGGTACAATTATGTGTGTCCAGTCAACAACGAATTTAGATAAAGATTTAACTAGTGGGAAacttaaagaagaagaagaagatgatgaCCTTGAGTCTGTAATAACCAATACAGATATAACACAATACATACCAACCCTTGAAAAACAAGAAGCAATTGATATCCGAAGATCTAGATCGAACGCATATTCTAAAAGACAGATAAGAACATCAGCTCACGAAACTTCagtaaaaagtgaaatcttttaTAAAAGTAcgccgattttaaaaattaagccaaatgatgataatgatgatatcaATATGCGGAGAAGATCTACTAAAAGGGTTACAATGTCTAATATGGTTTTTAGAAACAAGAGTTCTGAAGAAATAAGCAATCCAACGATATTTGATATGTTAAGAGATGTTACAGGAGCAAACAAAATAAGTCAATGGCATGATTTAGGTGTAGTAGATAGTGAAGACAGTGAGAAAGCTAATAGAAATGAAAACGAAGGCAAATCATTATGCATACATATTGAGAAGGGTGTATCTCAAACAAACTTTAATCGATGTTCATGTGCAGAGCTTAATATCATTATTCATGAGCAGCTTATTTACCACACCAAAGAAGCTGATCTTAAAACCAAAATGGTTCAATTCTTAATACAATTTAGCTATTTAAATATTCTAGCTAATAACTTTGATGCAGCAATACCCAAACTTGCAGAAGCTGAAAATACCTGtcaagaaaaacataattctgCTATCACAAAGTTTGACAGAGAACGATTTTTAGGCAAAATCTACTCTTTAAAAGCTGCTGCATTTTTAATGAGCGGTAGACTAGTGGCtgctaaaataaatatagtCAGAGCGGCAAAAATTTATcacattaatttaaataaaatatcagaTATTCTACAAATAAAAGGTTTGGTTACTGTCATTAATCTCAAACGCAAAAAGCATCGCATTCATAATGCGCATTTGAAAGCAGATTCGGTTTTTTTTCTGAATGTTGCAGCAGTATTGTATTCCACATTAGATGACGAACAAACGTCTAGAATAGCAGCTCATCGTTCTATTCATTTAGTACAAAGAGTTGAATGCAATGTTATAGACGTGTGTGATGCATTTACTATAGCCATTCAGATGGAACTTGATTGGGGAACGCCTGAAGCTACCTTAGACTTGGAAAAATTAGCTATAAATGCTCTGCGGAAAATACAACGACCTAAACAAGCAGAAGAATTATTTGCTTTCGGAAAGATATTTATGACCATCTTTCGTGCTCGACTGGCACGAGGTCAGCTTGCAGCTTCTATCCGATCAGGTTATCGAACGCTAGTTGTAAGTCGTTTTCTACATGCGCATAATATATCAATGGATATCATACCAGATTTATATTACTTGTTATTGTCAAGATGCCGAATTGAAGAAGCGGTTGCTGTCGTAAAATTATTGATACAATCAAATGAAAACCAAATCACTCTTGAGAATGAAACCTGGTATTACGCACTTTGTATAGATTTGATACTAGATGCTGGAATGCAATTGGAGTCTCCAAATGAAATCAGCCTCTACGCAGAATATTCTATTTATAAAGGGGCAGCAGCAGGAGAAAGTCGTCGAAGATTGGTCGTGGGATTGTGGAATTATTGGTTACGAGCTGATTCTGAGCGCAGAGCTAAGCGGTTTGAAACTGAAGCATTATTTTGGTCAAATCGCCATGAAGAAGACGGCACCCTGAAGACTATGATAAGTGCAATGAGACTCGCGGAAGGAATGTTAGAGAGTTTAGCCAGAAAAATGGATGATTTACGAAAG GTAGTGGATCTAATGGAGTTACGTTCTTTGGCCGACCGAGAGCTTACAAGGCTAGAAAAAGATGCTCGCTTTTCACGCGTCGTTTACCCACGATGGATCCTGCTTAAGGCCAACTCTCTCGATCTATCCGGTCGACGATCAGCAGCAATGGCACTTTTTAACCAG GCGTTAGAAGAGGCTCGTCGGATCCACAACCGTCTCGAAGAATCTTTAGCCTTAGCCGCTACGTCCAACTTTCACTGTTGGATACAAAATGCGCGAAGCGGCAACTTCTCACATTGGAGTGTTGGCGTCGAACAAGCACGAACATCTTGGCAGgaacttttatataaaataacaacCGATCGCCAAAAGCCTTAA
- the LOC117992610 gene encoding adenylate cyclase type 10-like isoform X2, whose protein sequence is MNFRRSRTRSRRNSMNIIVTTEKWRTYGKRVSLRRDEDLNEDSEDEMPRASELKDWVDEFFVRKSTLSNQSDQDVEVNLTKKQTLVLATLVPDEILLMENFQTVETKRFVGVLLMADVSGYTALSERYNNTGKGGTYRLTVTLNTYLGSLIEVIYSHGGDIIKFAGDAFLALWKTDKRTFLCHTIHTAIACALIIQHSFGSYETDVKVNLKVKLAISAGNLIFSPIGSGIDMNYIITGLPVIEAKIAESLCDSGEVKLTPTAWGHCYSRNYDHVISDDGHVTIKAILYDPREKDVSKPFLGFATMIRQINKPLVALANLPDFLLYDSAELSATDMSKKNELLSLRRTILSAEEKNIGTEIRKFMIRPVLTQIDAHQPLEYLTEMRQVSILFITLKPKECPFPQLITIVNNSYQITSDIVYKSMGCVNKIILFDKDVMILVIFGLRGFKHESEAQAALKCAYSIKKSVSALDGVLEVSIGVTSGQVYCGVVGHPLRREFTVIGAIVNKAARFMCNFRNKITCDEATYIKSKMSSNGFTLQPPTELKGIIQPGKIYEYTEEIRIKELFSISLMPPLLNRCDEMEYFENWLDDFHLSYRDFDAFLLIGENRIGKTRLLKWMARYARNKNFKVCYLSLTSIHSATPYLALSQIIDQIMDIKEPIVGFEKEEKIVQLLHRYSEDLCYLNNIIKVRFAYHEDAYSQNEEIRKVKAKRIFKKLLLSVPDTHVIFLDDLQNLDASSWEFLTIIFEIMKIFTVLTVTRAVL, encoded by the exons aTGAATTTTCGAAGATCACGCACTCGATCGCGTCGTAACTCAATGAATATCATTGTCACTACTGAAAAGTGGCGAACTTATGGAAAAAGAGTCTCTCTACGACGTGATGAAGATCTGAATGAAGACTCCGAAGACGAAATGCCTAGAGCAAGTGAACTTAAAGACTGGGTCGATGAGTTCTTTGTTCGAAAAAGCACGCTCTCCAACCAATCCGATCAAGATGTTGAAGTTAATCtaacaaaaaaacaaactttAGTTTTAGCCACTTTGGTACCTGATGAAATACTGCTCATGGAAAA TTTCCAAACAGTCGAGACAAAACGATTCGTTGGAGTATTATTGATGGCCGACGTGTCGGGATATACAGCCTTGTCAGAAAGATACAATAATACAGGAAAAGGGGGCACATATCGGTTGACAGTAACATTAAATACATACCTTGGTTCCCTCATAGAAGTCATATACAGTCATGGTGGTGACATAATAAAATTCGCTGGTGACGCATTTTTAGCTCTTTGGAAGACGGATAAAAGGACTTTCTTATGCCACACGATACACACGGCGATCGCGTGTGCACTCATAATACAGCACTCTTTTGGTTCATATGAAACTGACGTTAAAGTAAATCTTAAGGTGAAGCTAGCAATATCAGCAGGTAATCTAATTTTTTCTCCTATCGGATCGGGAATTGACATGAATTACATAATAACTGGTTTACCTGTAATAGAAGCTAAAATAGCTGAGAGCCTCTGTGATTCCGGTGAAGTAAAGTTAACTCCTACGGCGTGGGGACATTGTTACTCGAGAAATTATGATCATGTTATCAGTGACGATGGACATGTTACAATAAAAGCAATTCTTTACGATCCACGCGAAAAGGATGTAAGTAAACCGTTCCTTGGCTTTGCAACTATGATCCGCCAAATTAATAAACCATTGGTCGCTTTAGCAAATCTACCAGATTTTCTTTTATATGATTCTGCAGAGCTAAGTGCGACCGACATGTCAAAGAAAAATGAGTTGCTTAGTTTACGTCGAACTATATTAAGTGCAGAGGAGAAAAATATTGGTACAGAAATAAGAAAATTTATGATTAGACCGGTTTTAACACAAATCGATGCTCATCAACCCTTGGAATATCTGACGGAAATGAGACAGGTCTCCATTCTATTTATTACCCTTAAGCCCAAAGAATGTCCATTTCCGCAGCtaataacaatagttaataaTTCATACCAAATAACTAGCGATATTGTGTATAAATCTATGGGTTGCGTGAACAAAATTATTCTGTTTGACAAAGACGTTAtgattttagttatttttggtCTGAGAGGTTTTAAACATGAATCGGAAGCCCAAGCTGCTTTAAAATGTGCTTATAGTATTAAAAAAAGCGTCTCAGCTCTTGATGGCGTTTTGGAAGTTTCTATCGGCGTCACAAGTGGTCAGGTATATTGTGGTGTTGTCGGTCATCCATTGCGAAGAGAGTTTACAGTAATTGGTGCCATTGTTAATAAAGCTGCAAGATTCATGTGCAATTTTCGCAATAAAATTACTTGCGATGAGGCCACgtatattaaaagtaaaatgtctAGCAATGGATTTACTTTACAACCACCTACAGAGCTCAAAGGAATAATTCAACCTGGTAAAATTTATGAATATACGGAAGAGATTAGAATTAAGGAATTGTTTAGTATCTCCCTGATGCCGCCATTGCTGAATCGCTGCGATGAAATGgaatactttgaaaattggCTTGATGATTTTCATTTATCTTATAGGGATTTTGATGCATTCCTACTTATTGGTGAAAATCGGATCGGCAAAACGAGACTATTAAAGTGGATGGCACGCTATGCCAGAAACAAGAATTTCAAAGTTTGCTATTTAAGTTTAACCTCGATACATTCTGCAACACCGTATTTAGCACTAAGTCAAATTATTGACCAAATAATGGATATTAAAGAGCCGATAGTCGGATTCGAAAAGGAAGAAAAGATTGTTCAGCTGTTACATCGGTATAGCGAAGACTTGtgctatttaaataatataatcaaagTTCGTTTTGCTTATCATGAAGACGCTTATTCTCAAAATGAAGAGATTCGTAAAGTAAAAgcaaaaagaatttttaaaaaattacttttatctGTACCTGATACGCATGTTATATTTCTAGATGATTTACAAAATTTAGATGCTTCATCGTGGGAATTTTTGACGATAATATttgaaataatgaaaatattcacCGTTTTAACGGTCACTCGAG CGGTGCTTTAG